The following is a genomic window from Falco naumanni isolate bFalNau1 chromosome 10, bFalNau1.pat, whole genome shotgun sequence.
TCGTAGCGTCTGCATCCACTGTGCCGGGGCCTTCGCCGCTCCCCTTGACTTGGGTGGTAGCTGGGGCTCTCTGTACCTCAGAAGCCCGTCTGCTTGTTCTAAGCTTGTCACTGTCAACATGAGCTTGTGGTGGGAGGTGATTTGGAGAGGGGATATCCTCACTTGCAGTATTCCCTTGGTGTCTCTCCTCAGGGTTAGGGAAGAATTCTGAAGGCCGAGTGGAGCCAGTGCAGGCTGTGGTACTTCCTCGAGGGAAGTCCCTTGACCAGTGTGCTGAggtgcttcagaaaaagaaacaggggAAGCTGGACCCAGGCAAATCAAGGAAATGCCGAGCAAAGGGGAACAGCTGTGGACAGTCCCCGGCGGGCAGCCGTAAGCCTTCCCACAATGTGTTTGACtttttgaatgaaaaactgCGAGGGAAGAGTACCggggagaaggctggagggatgGCAATGCCAGAGAGGAACAGCAAAGAGATCTACCACGCTAGCAAGAGCACTAAGAAAGCCCTGAGTGTCCACCTCTTCCAGACAATGGAGAAGATTGAACAAACACAGAAGGATATCAGAGGAATCCAGCAGGCCCTGGCACGCAACATTGGGCGGTAGGAAAACATTCTGTTTGGGACTGCAGGATGAGCTGAGGATTCTTGGCGCTTCTGGGAAGGGGTGGCCTTGAAATGAGGTATAGGGAGGAACAAGTGAAACATCTGGATGAGACCTAAGGGGGAGTGGGGGAGAGGGACTTTTAGTGTGTGCTTCAGACCAGTCTGGACACTGGCAGGTGCATCTGGGGTTCTTTGGCTGGAATTCAGGCTGTGGCAGAGGGGGGCTCTCTGCAGGAAGGTACTGGAGTCCTTTCCTTCTCGTGGCCATCTCTGCCACGTTGCTGTTGAGCATCGCAGGAGTACATTTTCTAGCCCAGACTGTGCTGAACATCGGGTTCTTCCTGGCTTTCAGCAGATCACTTGCACTTATCCCACAGGAAAGGGCAAACCCTCCTGGGGTGATGACAGTCCTTTGATCTTACCGTGCAGGATGACATTGCTGTAATACTTTTTGCTTTCAGGCACAGCATTGCTACAgctcagctggaggagaagctggcTAATGCACATAaacagctggggcagctgcaggcccaggaagccagcctgcagcgggagcagaagaaagcagacaCGCATAAGAAGATGACTGAGTTCTAGTCTCTGAGAAAGGCGTTTGACTGCAGTGATTATCCTTCCAAGTCAGGCCCGGTGCTCGTGGTCTCAGAGCCTGGCTGAGCCATCCTGCTCCTCTGGGCCTCAGGCTGCCCAGCCTGAAAACtgggctgaaaagcagcagtttctaAAACTAGGTGGTTCTGAGCTctgcggggagggggagaggtGTGCATCCGTCCAGCCCTGCAAGCATTCAGTAAGCCTGAGCCTTGTATAAGGACTAGCTACAAGAAATACGATTCTCTGTTCTCTTgcacacttttttcctctgttatcCCTGTGGTGGCATCTCCTTCCAGAGTCTGTAGCTACTTGGGTGATAACGTCGCTGGCTGCGAACCGGCTGAGGAGGGGCTTTGAAAGCCCCACATCCTGCCATCAACTGTGGCTTGTGTTTGCAGCCAACTGACGAATGCAAGTGGAGGCAGGGTCCCGAGCACATTCTGgtgaagcagaaaaggcttGTACTGGGTGAAAACAACAAAGGCAAGTTGCTTCAGCTGCTCTCTACCTTCTGGTTTTTGCTGTGGGCTTTGTCTGAGAACCCATTGCTTTGGGGAGCAGTTCCTTGTAGCCCTGGTGTAAAGAATAGACAGAAAGCTGGCAGCTCAGAGGTTGGTACTAGTGGTCTCACGCATCAGGTTTCATCAGTTTGACTGTAAGAGTATCCCAGGACATGCTGTAGCCTAACTCATTGACTTGGCATGGAAAGCTGCGTGGTTCCGCAAGTAGCGTGCCAAAGCTGGGGGAGTAACACAGCAGAGTAATGGATCCTCAAACCTCCTAGCTGGGAACAACTCCCCAGGGAACCTTAAGATTTTTGCCATCATTACTTGAGTTTTTCTGTCCTAGATGGCTCATCAAACGCAGGTCCTCTTACTGAAAATCCTCAGGGCCCAGATGCTGGATGAGCACAAAGATCAGGAGGTCTGTATgtgcccagcaggcagccctgcctgtgggGGAGCGTCAGGCTATGCTGGAAGCAGGCCAAGCAAGAGAAGTGCCCTTCCCTGCAGCGTGGAGAGTCTTTGGACAGGAAGGATGTCTTTTCCCTAGGTTATATTCTGCGTTGGCGGCAGGCAGTCCTTGCCCCAGAGGAGATGGTGGTTTTGTCAGACTCCGTTTCTGGTGGGACTTGTGCATTGTaattgcttttagaaaaaaaaaaataattgtttgcaGTTTCATGCCAGTATCttaaagacacatttttcttttaatttatctatttccttttcttccgagtcatttttctaatgaaaagtTTTGCTTCTTTAGTACCGCCTTTTTTATCTGTTCCCAAGCAACTTCTAGAGCTGtcagcctgggcagggctgcgcCTACTGGTAGAGTCAGGCTGCCAAACTAACCAGAAAATCTAAGGCTGAAGGAGATACGATCAGAGCTGTTCAAGTCATGTGGGATTTAGCATCGCTGCAGACACATCTTAGAAAACACAGAGTAACAGCAAAAGTAAACAAGATTAACGTCTTCAGGAAACCTGTTACAAGTGACTCTCCTGAAGAGCGCTTGGATCCTGCTATGATAAGCACTGTGTAGATGTGCAAGGTGGCGTGGGCTGCCTTGAGCACTTTAGCATCTATCAGTTTCTAACTAAATCAGCTGTATCATCTTCGTTGTTCTCAGTTCATGTTCACACACTCGGCTTAACTTAAGGGTTTAACGATGGTTGCTCAGTGCCCTTCCCTCGCAAATGAGTGTTTATTTCCCACACTCACAGGTTGGGTGGTGACAAGGATTGATGTGCCCAGCTTAGCATGAGTGCTCGCTGAAGTGGCCCATGACCGGtgagctgagctgggctgaGAAATTTCTTGGATTTGTTGTGTTCTCTGACACTATTTAACACCGTCATCTCTTTCAGAATTGGGTCTCTTAGCCCTGTGTCTCAGCTAAGTCGTGTTTTGACCTTTCCTTGGGATTTCCACAGCCTTACTTTTCAGACTCCTACTCAaatggctgctgcctcccacccaAGACAGTTCACGTCCCTGTGAATaaagttgatttttatttttccccctctgtccTTGTAAGGCGTTGTTCTTTTGCAAGGTGGTGATGATCTGCGGTGACCTATTCTTTCCTTATATTCCCTGCgggcagagagctgcagctAAAACCAGCTAGTGGGGAGCGGAGCATGTTAGAGGGTGCTCTTGTGCACTGGGTGCCTGCGGAGCTTGTCTGCCGCGCTGCACCCAGCTAAGGCGGGGAGGAACCCAGCCTACCATTGGGTGAAGCAACCACCTCTGCAGTGCCAGGAAGCGAGCTGTGGTGTGTGCTGCGTGGTGCCTGCTCTAGAAGGAGCTAAAGGGGAGTGGGAGAGCTCAGATCAAGATGTTTGAAATACTCGGGACCCCCTAATTAGGAATAACTCTGCGGGAGAAAAGGAACTAACTCCTCCAGGTGGGCTGGCAAGGAAGAGAGCATGATCAGATCCCTGCTCTTCACGCTCACCGGCTCTTGAGTTTCTGCAAAGTAAGTGCTGTCTGCTTGCCTGGCTGGCAAACCTGGGTATCTGCAACTAAACCAGGGGCTGAAGAATACTTAAAAACACCTGATCTATATAGAAGTCGCAGCGCTGTCGGAGGTgctgttgcagccagctagaCTGGACAGGCAGGATTCCTGTTCGTAACTCGGCGGTGGGGAAGCATCGGCTGGGTTAAACTTTGTCAGCTGCGAGGAGCTGCAAGCCCTGCGCTTTTAGTGCGTGGTGCTCAGGGcttagaaaggagaaaaaggtgcTTGAGCTTGGTAACGCTGCTGGGGTCCCAGGGCTTGGGTCTACAGATGGCTTTCATGGTGACTGAATTGTTGAGTGTAGGGCattgtcttgtttcttttcaagagAAGAATTTCCTGGTGTGGGGAGGCGGACTAGAGTTTTTGCTTGCGTGTGGAACGGCTCTTGGGGAACggctgagctcctgcctgcaggtggGGAGGTTTAAAAGGGTGTGGGCATTGAAACGCTGTCCTCTAAACTGGAATTATGTAAACCTACTGAATTTGTAGCAAGACCACCACTGGTAGGCAGGTGATTCTTGAGAAGATACGTATCTCCATAATATGCCCATCCTGTGTTTTGTCATCTGGCTTTCCATAACAGCAGCACCAAGGTCTCCACTGGTCCTGCTGTGGCTCAGGTCTGCAGAAAATCTCTCTAGCAGGTTCTTGACTTCTGCTAAGAAGGGCGTTTCTCTGCCCGAGCGAGTGCATTTCCAGCAATCAcagaagggcaggaagaaagaaaagtgctGAATTGTCAGCCTTGACCAAGGCCACACGGCGTGAGCAGGCGGGTCGCTTACCTTaaggttttaaaattctgttttctcaaaaGCCACTTCAGCATATAAGTAGCGATGAGGGTTATAATTAGAAGTGTGTCCAGGTTTTGTGATGTTTGGGTCTGGAATTTAGAAATATAGTTGGTCCTTTCTAAATGAAACTCCTCCACAGGAGTTTGACAAAGAAatctcttccctgctgcagagatgTGAGCGAAGCAGGTGAGATATCATGCCTGCTCCATGTTTGAAACAGTCTTAAAATTTACTAATTGCATCCCACGGTCTAGGGCAGATGCAGTGTTGTTGACTAACTGTTATGGGGCTTTCACTTTTcataattcaaaagaaaaaaatctagttcTGCTTCttgagatgtttttttttttcagtacaacTCCCCAGGGTACCTGAGCTGCGTTTGCTGCAGCCATGGTCGCAGTCACTGATGGGAATCGGCTTGTAGTGCTTGTCCTGGCTTCTTGCAACTGTGCTTTTAGTAGTTTCATAAACCTTCTTGTCACCCTGCACAGAACACTGTGTGCATTTTTATCTGGGTAGATGAATCGGAAGCAAGGTGAAATTGTCAGTAGCAGTGCTTAGTTTTACAGTAAATTTAATCTTGTTTTTGTGAAGCCCAGTTGAGAAACTTGTGCCTTTTCTGGGAGTTGCAAAAACACCCCCCGTGTCCTGTAGTAACAGACCAACTGCATTTACTGTGCCTGTGCTCGGGTGGCACAGATTGGAGTTACTCCCTGCTCGGTGGGCTGTGGGTGTGCATCGCACGTACGCAGTGGCTGTGACTGCTGTCATCTTCAAAGCCATCTTGGCTTGCAGAGCCAGCACGTTACGAAATGCCGTCTGCTGAGTCTCCTGCCCCAGAGGGTAGCCCCAGGACCGGGACATCGATAACTTTATTGGCAGGAAATTCAGGTGTAGGTTTCGGAAGGTCTGTTTGAGACTTTGCCTTGCAAACCTGCTCAGTCCTACCTGAGCAGCTTCAGCCAGGTGCTGGGGTTTCCTCCCAGATTTGTAATTTTGGGACAACCAAAATGTTGTCCcaagaaacagcttttcccaCTGACTGCTGAGCCTGAATACACCAAAGAGCATGCATGGGGCATTTTTATAGCTCAGAAATTGAGCTATAAAAACCACTGGTCTCCTGCACAACAGAAAGTAGGTCAGAAGAATTTCTCTGTCTTAATTTCACCTTAGCAGGCCTCTCCCTTCATTCTTCAATCTTAAAAATTCGGGGATGGAAAATCCACCTGCTGTGGGATAAGCTGCCCCACGTGTGCCCGCCTCAGCGTGTTAAAAGCTCGCACTTCAGTTCTGACCTAACACCAGCTCCCGGCCACTGGACCTCATTATAATTTTGTCTGCTAAACCTCAGCCCGCTCGGTTCTGCGCTGAACACAATCGCGTCTGCAGCCTGCGATCCGGTCGCTGTAATGAGCTGAGCAAGTTCAGTGAGGACTGTCTAAGGCGAATGCCTGTGTTGCAAGTAATCCGTATAATTAATGTATGCtcagacagaaaagcagcattgtcTAATTAAAACGTCGTTGGAGAGGGAgcagccttcccttcccagctctgatCTAAGCCAGTCTGTCCAGCCCGGTTAGTCCCTGAAACCTCTCTGTCTGACTTTCCACGTTGAAATAATTGCTCTCTGGGGGTTAAGGCTTCAGTCAGAGAAGTTTCCAAAGGCATGGGAAGCTCTCAGATAAAAGGGTGCTACAAGTGGGCAGAGACTTGCCAGTTATCGGAGTGAAGATGCGCCAGAGATGCTGCCGTGTGACACGGTGGCGGGGAGAGGGCAGCAGGATCGGTCCCTCCGTGGGCACAGACCCCCCCGCTGACCACGGGGCTGGAGCTGCCGTAGCACCCGAGGTTGGTGCAAGGCAGGGCAGCTTCTCGCCGGGGCTCATCCCACCTCTGTCATCAGGGCTCAGATATGTAAGAGGGTAAGTGGTCTCCCTTCGGACCAGGCGCGTTCCGGACACTGCCATGCACGCAGCCGGCAGCAGCCGCCGTCCTGGCACCGGCGCGGGTGAAGCGGTGTCAGCTCTTGCGGTGGGTTTTGCAGCACGCtggtggctgggcagggacagggacggTGGGACGGGGTGTCACCAAGAGCACCCCCAGGAAAGGCATGGGACCCTGACAGGCTGGGGCACCCCCAGGAAAGGCTTGGGACCCTGACAGGCTGGGGAACGCCTGCTCTCTGTGCCGGACCGCTCGCTCTGGCCTTGCCGCTGCCGTAGCTTGCGGGGCAGGACGCTGCTCCTTGAATGGGGTGCAGGGAAGAGGCTGCCTTTGGGCAAGGCACGGCCTCTTCTTTAGGCAAACGGGGGAGAGGTTGGGCGTCACAGCGCAGGGTGGCCACAGGACTGGGGTTATGGTGGCGGAGAAGGGGGCTCGGTGTATGCCTGTGCCAAAGAATCGGCCTGGCTGGGTGGGCACATGGTTGCGACCCCACAGCTCCTGGCCCAAGTGCAGATTGcgctgggatgctgcagggagcgACTGGGGTTCCTGTGAGAGCAGAAACATCACGGTGTGgtttgcagggctgggctgggctcagTCCCTGGGGACCTCACCATGCACGGTGCTGCAAACAGGGCGACACCAGtgacaccagcagcactgctgctcccacccagAATTTTCTACGCAGTGACTCCACAGGTCTCACGGTGCGGGTGGATGGGTCCGAATACCATGGGGCCTGGAGGGGGAGACCCACTAGGGAAGGAGGGTATCCCGGTGCGTGCTGCTGGGCCTGGGATGCGAGGAGGGAGAGGCAGCTGTGAGGCTGAAGCTCGCTCTGATTCCGGGAAGCGGAGTCATCTGCCCTGCCTGGGCCACCCCAtgtcctgtgctggggagcagtgCCACCCCGTTCCGCAGCCCGGGGCAGTGTCTCGGTCTCCCCAGAAAGCACACTGGCACTTTTTGGGGTGTCTCCAGAGAGTTTTGAGGGCCCCTGGGCATCTCCTTTTCAACATCTCGGTGGCAACTTGAGAGCATGAATCcggttgggttgggtttgtgttttttgaaACAGAACCATAATCCAAAGTTTTTCCAGGGGGTGGCAAAGCACCCGCGGCAGGGTGCCTGCActgggctgggcagagcaggggaggtGTCACGGTGACCCCGGGGAGGGCAGCGGCTGGTCAGAAATTGGGGCTGCCGGTGCATGTCCCCGTCCAGAGCATCCAGAGAGAacccctgcctggggagggctGCTGTGTGGGGGTCCCAGTGAGCCttgggggctgcagagcaccaTCCCATGCTGGGgtgagcccagcagcacccggCTGCACCCCGActcctgttttctctccccagaGCTCATCCTCACAGTGGTGTTGGAAGCAGCTTCCCCATGGCTGCAGCCGGTGGcaaggggctggtggggaccccgctcctgccagcctgctctgccctgctcctgctcgGCATCCTGATCTACCTGGGCGCCCTGTGCGCTGCCTGCAGACGGTACGCCCTGCCCGCTGCTTTCCCTCCTgccactggggctgggggtccctcGGTGGCGTTTGCACACGTGGCTGGGAGTTCTGGCACCTGCTTCTCTGCTTGCCCCGAGCcgctggctgcagccccagcacaacTGCCTGGCCTTGTCCTGCTCCCCTGTGCCTTGCtgaccccagcacagcccctgtgCCCAAAGGCCTTGCAGGAGCAGCTTGGGGAGTGCTGAGCTGCGCGTGGGATGGGCAGGATGGGTGATGCTGAGGGGGATGGCAGTGGCGCACGTTTCAGTGGAGTGCAGAATGCAGTTGAGACTTCCCCAGCCAGACTGGGACCCTCTGTGGGCCTGGTGAAGGAGCAgggttgtgggtttggggggtgctgctgctccagtgaGGGGCAAGCAGTGATGCCCATCGTGGCCAGGTTGGGGTCCCAGGGCACCCACTCCTCACCCCCGCCTTGGCCGCCTGCCTTGGGCTCAGCCCCGCATCTTCCCACAGAAGGGGCAGGAAGAAGAATGTCCCTCCGGACGGGGTGAAGCTGGTGGACGAGGTAAGCACATGCTGGGGGGCAGGATCAGCCCCAGGGGAGCTCTgggccccccagctcccagccatgAGCCTGAGGGTGTGCATCCCCCTGTTGCAGTCCCTGCTCAGACAGACGCAGCTGCGGTCGCTCAGCAAGTCCGACACGAAGCTGCACGAGCTGTACCGGGTAAAGGCCAGGGGTGACGGTGAGTGGCTGTCGAGCCGGGGGGGCTGGCGGGTGCCTGCAGTCCTGTGCTGCCCGCTGAGCGCATCGTGGCATGCACAGACATGCCATGGCACCCgtgtgctgctggcacaggggtTGGTGCTTGCTgcatccccagcatccccccatCTCCTCTCCTGTCCCCACAGGCCAGCGGCCGGCCAGCCTGGATTTCCCCagtcccacagccccccccggcagcgCTGACTCCCCGCACAGCTCTGGCATCAGCGTCCTCCTGCACCGTGAGCTGCCCCAGATCCCCGTCCCCgagcccccagctgcctccccgGCCCCCGACCAGACCTACTCCAACCTGCTCTTTGCCCCACGGTGCAAGCCGGTGCCAGACACCGTCTACGAGTGCCTGGCGGTGGGGGGGGAGGATGCCCCTGTGCCCACCGGCACCCAGGTGTCCCCCCCACGGGCTGGGCATGGGGCAGCCGATTATGCCTGTGTCCATAAGGTGAAGAAGACGGTGCCTGTGGAGGTGCAGGATGGGGCTGTGGCGGGGCCTCCTGGAGCACCACAGTACTGGGACGGCACGGGCCATGCCCCCCAGGCGAAGGTATGGCtgtgggggggctgtggggtgggggcacagggctggtgctgcGTGGGACACACGGGGGGGGGTGTCATGTCTTGCCTCCCTGTAACGCCTGAGTTTGGAGCAGGCTGTAAATTAGGCAACTGCAGTTCCAGCAGTGCTTTTGGAGGGAGGGTGCAGGATGAAGCCCAGACCCCAAGGTCAGGCGATGCCCATACTGCTGCTCTCCACACCCTGCAAAAGGCTCCCTGAGCTGCTCAAAAAGCAGGATCCCCGATGCTTAATCCACTGCCAGGACCCTCCCCATGGCTGTGGGAAGCTGGGGGGGCATGGGAATACCCAGTGATGGGCAGTGATTGCTCTGACCCCCCATCTTCCTTTTGCAGCTAGAAGAGATGTACTCAACAGTGTGCAAAGCCACCAAGAAGAGAACCCAGGTTCCTGCATCATCCCTGAGGGaggggggtgctggctggccaCCCCCCCACCAGGAGGAGGGTGCCCCAGCCAGGTGCTGGTCTCCAGCAGCCCAAAGCCCCCCCGACCCCTGCTATGAGTCAATCAGCGAGAAAGCCTGGACTGCTCAGGGCCGCAGCCCCGACCCCGACTATGAGGCTGTGGACGTTAACTGGAAGAAGGTGGTGAAACGGGACAAGCCGAGGAGGCCCTGTGCACCCGAGAACCTGTATGAAAGTGTTGGCGACATTTGGGCAGGGGAGTCCCGGCAAGCCTCTGCCAGGGCGGCAGCCAACGGGCTGGAGGTGTACATCACCAACCTATAGCATCCCCCTGGGAGTGGGGTCCTCACCGCAGGGTGGTCCCACCCCAGCCAGAGCCACCAGGGCTGGGGTTCCCCAGGGACCGGCTTTCCGGGGGACCGAGCCCCCCAGGGACAGGCACACAGGAGCCCAGtgccagccagggcagctgcagccctgcaagcactttctgtgtgtattttatgTTACTTTTCCTTAAGTGTCCTTGCTGAAACCCATCCCACCGGTGCCAGCAGGCTGATGTTGGGATGCCCCGAGATGGGCAgtttgcagtgctgggtgccATGTGGGAGCCCAGTGGGACAGGGCCGGTGTTGCCACCGCGATGGGAACTGCGTCAGGACCGGTCCTGTTCTGGAggctggtggtggcagggctgtgagCCAGCCCCAtggccctgggctgcaggatcaggccctcaTCAACAGGGTTATGCCATAAGTGAGGGTCTCTGTCTTCTTCCATCTGCCTGGGGAAGCCCCCAGGAAGCCAGGAGCAGCTTTGCTCCCATCACTGAGGGTTCCTGGTGTGGGGgcctggggccagccctgtgcctCAGTGCAAGGCAGCGTAGACTTTTGGACACGTGTGATGGTGTCCCTGTGAGCAGCCATCTCCCAAACACCATTAAAAGGCTGAGAGGGGGTTGTCCTTAGGAGAAAATGCTCTTAAACTGGCTCTAAACCCCTGGTTctggcgctgctgctgctgctgcagcaatgctgtggggctggtgctgggagagCGGCTTTGGGTGCAGCGGATCCGTGAGCGGGtgcacctgcctgccccccctccACGGGTTTTATCCACCATTGGGATGCGCAGCCTCCAAGAGCTGCTGAAACAGGGTGGCCCGTCCCAGAGCAGGGACTTGCTCTGGGGCTTTGCAGGGGGTCGGAGCTGGGGAGCGTTTGCGCGGTGCTTGCTGCCCTGCTCACCTCCATGTCGCTCCTGTGGGTGCTACAGCCCCAACGGGTGCCAAAAACCTGTGGGAGAGCTGGGTGTGCGCCCCCAGCCCTCGGATCCCAGGGCTCAaactttcctcctttccttccccaacGGGGCGTTGGGCATCCCTGCCCCAAGGGGTGCCTGGGGCCCCCCAGGCTATGCACCGATGGTGGCCCTAGTCCCACTGCCGCCTCCCCGGGAGTAACTCAggtggccaggggctgctggagctggtggcatGGTGACGcggtgcagcagggctggcgggcggtgcggtgcggcgggcgggcaggaAGCCACGTGCCTGCCGTCGGCAGCTTCGCCCCTGCATCGCGGCAGGTGACACGAGATTAAAAACGAAAACAAGGCGCTCGGCAAAACCTGCTGCAGACTGAAGACATTGAAGCTGGGAGGCAGGTCGGGCGCTTGTGCCACTTCGTCAGCCCCACACTCGGTGCCAAACCACAGCCGCTCGAGATAGAGGAGTCGGCCCCAtcagctgctcccatcccccTGTGAGATCAGGGCGCCGATAGAAAACGGCGTAGGGCGGCTGGTGCCgatgctcttcctgctgccGGCCGTGCTGTGCCGCGTGGGCTGCCCCAGCCGTGGCCTTCCCTGGCTCCCTTCCTCCATCATCCTGTCCCGCAGCTCTCGAGGGTCCCTCCTGCACCACCCCAGTCCCCCAGAAGCTGCGTTTGGGCCGCACCACCCAGGCGTGAGAGCATCACATCCTTGCGGGACCAGAACGGCTTTGCTCCTGGGGCAAGGTGGGATGTGGGCATGGCCGTGCCGCTTCCCTGGGGAAGGCTCAGCATGGCACTGGGCTGCGCCTGCGCCAGGGAAAGCTGCTCCCGCTGAGCTGGGGGTGGCCAAAGCATCTCCCAGACGTGCCCCAACAGCAGTAGGAAAAGCCCAGTTGCCTGTAAttcccactgcctgcagcactcGGGGGAGCCAGGGTCAGTTTAAGGAAGGGAACAACTGCCCAGTCCTCGGGGCCACACGCACCCTCGGCTGGAGGCGCAAAGCCTTCAGGATGGATCCATCCCGGAACATCGCCTGGGGTCTCGTGGTCTGGCTGGGAAGGTCACGGTCCGTGTTGGAGCAAGGagggtgggcagggctgggaacccCCCCCGGGTGCGGGGCCCTGTGAGCTGCAGGCTGCCCGCTCCTCCCCACCCATGGGAGCCCGCTGGAGGCCAAggtccccatcctgctgccaggggccgctgctgcagggacagcactgCACGAGGCTGTTCCCACAAGGGGGAGTGAGCAGGAGCCCAGCGGTGCTGTACAGTGCTGCATGCTGCACTGCATGCTGCATAATGCAC
Proteins encoded in this region:
- the LIME1 gene encoding lck-interacting transmembrane adapter 1; amino-acid sequence: MAAAGGKGLVGTPLLPACSALLLLGILIYLGALCAACRRRGRKKNVPPDGVKLVDESLLRQTQLRSLSKSDTKLHELYRVKARGDGQRPASLDFPSPTAPPGSADSPHSSGISVLLHRELPQIPVPEPPAASPAPDQTYSNLLFAPRCKPVPDTVYECLAVGGEDAPVPTGTQVSPPRAGHGAADYACVHKVKKTVPVEVQDGAVAGPPGAPQYWDGTGHAPQAKLEEMYSTVCKATKKRTQVPASSLREGGAGWPPPHQEEGAPARCWSPAAQSPPDPCYESISEKAWTAQGRSPDPDYEAVDVNWKKVVKRDKPRRPCAPENLYESVGDIWAGESRQASARAAANGLEVYITNL